The Salvelinus sp. IW2-2015 linkage group LG8, ASM291031v2, whole genome shotgun sequence genome window below encodes:
- the LOC111968123 gene encoding nucleolar RNA helicase 2 isoform X3 — translation MPSKILXENEDIGMEGEMDISAGSTTPKKIKEKKTKEGKKIKKQKTVVEEEPDCEPPAPKKKKKKKKEKEDATNGGAEVDVNGNTQDDVNGNAQESPLKDNTSHSNEESADNDKATEKKKKKKEKKTDEKVIVNGVFPETPKLIAQTNGHTAATTPAQSSEDSESGVETETQEQKEGAFSNFRISPNTIKLLEARGISYLFDIQTQTFNSVYEGKDVIGQARTGTGKTLAFAIPLIEKLQNDPDDKKRGRAPKILCLAPTRELAIQVSKDFKDMTKKLSVTCFYGGSSYNPQLDAIRSGIDILVGTPGRIKDHLQNNKLDLSQLKHVVLDEVDQMLDMGFADQVEEILSASYQKDSETNPQTLLFSATCPSWVYDVAKRYMRPNYEHVDLIGKKTQKTATTVEHLAIACHWSQRAAVIGDVVQVYSGSHGRTIVFCETKKDANELSMNASIKQSSQSLHGDIPQKQREITLKGFRSGTFEVLVATNVAARGLDIPEVDLVVQCSPPKDVESYIHRSGRTGRAGRTGVCICFYQRKEEDQLRYVEEKACITFKRVGVPTANDIIKSSSKDAVRFLDSVPPQAIEYFRVSATKLIEERGAVEALSAALAHISGATALEQRSLLNSDTGYTTMTMNSSQELQNIGCAWRGLKEQLGEEIDNMIRGMTFLKGKMGVCFDVPADKVKEYQDAWQDGRRWQLSIATELPELEEKPRMGGDRGYGRSFGGQGGDRGYGRSFGGQGGGRGFRNGGGGGGNWRGGGSHKRSFSSAFDY, via the exons ATGCCATCAAAGATTCTTTTWGAAAACGAAGACATCGGAATGGAAGGTGAAATGGACATTAGTGCGGGCAGTACGACACCCAAA AAAATAAAGGAGAAGAAGACCAAGGAGGGAAAGAAAATCAAGAAACAGAAAACGGTTGTTGAAGAGGAACCTGACTGTGAACCTCCTGctcccaagaagaagaagaagaagaagaaggaaaaggaggacgCAACTAACGGGGGCGCAGAAGTTGATGTTAACGGCAACACACAAGATGATGTTAACGGCAACGCACAAGAATCACCTTTGAAGGACAACACATCTCATTCCAATGAGGAGTCTGCAGACAATGACAAAGCAACCGAG aagaagaagaagaaaaaggaaaaaaagacagATGAAAAAGTCATCGTCAACGGAGTGTTTCCTGAGACTCCCAAGCTGATTGCACAAACTAATGGGCATACCGCGGCGACAACTCCAGCACAATCAAGCGAGGACTCCGAAAGTGGAGTAGAAACC GAGACACAAGAACAGAAAGAGGGAGCCTTCTCTAACTTCAGAATCTCCCCCAACACCATTAAACTACTTGAAg CAAGAGGCATATCTTACCTCTTTGACATCCAAACACAAACCTTCAATTCTGTGTACGAGGGAAAGGATGTGATTGGCCAGGCAAGAACAGGCACTGGGAAAACTTTAGCTTTTGCCATTCCGCTGATCGAGAAACTCCAAAATGACCCAGATGACAAGAAGAGGGGCAGAGCCCCAAAG ATTTTGTGCCTTGCTCCAACCAGAGAATTGGCTATTCAAGTATCCAAGGATTTCAAGGACATGACAAAGAAACTGTCTGTTACATGTTTCTATGGTGGGAGCTCCTACAACCCCCAAC TTGATGCGATCCGCAGTGGCATCGATATCCTAGTGGGAACTCCAGGTCGTATCAAGGACCATCTACAGAATAACAAACTGGACCTGTCTCAATTGAAGCACGTTGTATTAGATGAAGTGGACCAAATGCTTGATATGGGCTTTGCAGACCAGGTGGAGGAGATACTGTCGGCATCTTACCAAAAAG ACTCTGAGACCAACCCCCAGACCCTGCTCTTCTCTGCCACATGCCCATCATGGGTGTATGATGTGGCAAAGAGGTACATGAGGCCAAACTATGAGCATGTGGACCTCATTGGCAAAAAGACCCAGAAAACTGCCACCACAGTAGag CACCTTGCTATAGCGTGTCACTGGTCCCAGAGGGCTGCAGTCATTGGGGATGTGGTGCAGGTTTACAGCGGGAGCCACGGCCGCACCATCGTTTTCTGTGAGACCAAGAAGGATGCCAACGAGCTGTCAATGAATGCCTCCATAAAGCAG AGTTCCCAGTCACTTCATGGGGACATTCCTCAGAAGCAGAGGGAGATCACACTGAAGGGCTTCAGAAGTGGCACCTTCGAGGTCTTAGTGGCCACCAACGTTGCTGCCCGCGGGTTGGACATCCCAGAGGTAGACCTGGTCGTGCAGTGCTCACCCCCAAAG GATGTGGAGTCCTACATTCACCGGTCAGGTCGAACTGGTCGGGCTGGCAGGACTGGCGTCTGCATCTGTTTCTACCAACGCAAAGAAGAAGACCAGCTCCGATATGTAGAGGAGAAAGCATGCATTACATTTAAGCGGGTTGGAGTGCCCACtgccaatgacatcatcaaatcGTCCAGTAAAGACGCAGTGAGGTTTTTAGACTCTGTGCCTCCCCAAGCCATTGAATATTTCCGCGTGTCTGCTACCAAGCTGATTGAGGAGCGTGGGGCCGTGGAGGCCCTGTCTGCCGCCCTGGCACACATATCAGGAGCCACTGCCTTGGAGCAGAGGTCCCTCCTCAACTCTGACACT GGCTACACCACAATGACAATGAACAGCTCCCAGGAGCTGCAAAACATTGGCTGTGCCTGGCGTGGTCTGAAGGAGCAGCTGGGAGAGGAGATTGACAACATGATCCGGGGGATGACCTTCCTCAAGGGCAAAATG GGAGTCTGTTTTGATGTTCCGGCTGACAAGGTAAAGGAGTACCAG GATGCCTGGCAGGACGGTAGACGTTGGCAGCTGTCAATCGCCACAGAGCTTCCTGAGCTGGAGGAGAAACCGCGCATGGGTGGTGACCGTGGATATGGACGTTCCTTCGGAGGACAGGGAGGTGACCGTGGATATGGACGTTCCTTCGGAGGACAGGGAGGTGGCCGTGGCTTCAGAAACGGCGGAGGCGGCGGCGGCAACTGGAGAGGTGGAGGCAGTCATAAACGCAGCTTCAGCAGTGCGTTTGATTATTAA
- the LOC111968123 gene encoding nucleolar RNA helicase 2 isoform X1, translated as MPSKILXENEDIGMEGEMDISAGSTTPKKIKEKKTKEGKKIKKQKTVVEEEPDCEPPAPKKKKKKKKEKEDATNGGAEVDVNGNTQDDVNGNAQESPLKDNTSHSNEESADNDKATEKKKKKKKKEKKTDEKVIVNGVFPETPKLIAQTNGHTAATTPAQSSEDSESGVETETQEQKEGAFSNFRISPNTIKLLEARGISYLFDIQTQTFNSVYEGKDVIGQARTGTGKTLAFAIPLIEKLQNDPDDKKRGRAPKILCLAPTRELAIQVSKDFKDMTKKLSVTCFYGGSSYNPQLDAIRSGIDILVGTPGRIKDHLQNNKLDLSQLKHVVLDEVDQMLDMGFADQVEEILSASYQKDSETNPQTLLFSATCPSWVYDVAKRYMRPNYEHVDLIGKKTQKTATTVEHLAIACHWSQRAAVIGDVVQVYSGSHGRTIVFCETKKDANELSMNASIKQSSQSLHGDIPQKQREITLKGFRSGTFEVLVATNVAARGLDIPEVDLVVQCSPPKDVESYIHRSGRTGRAGRTGVCICFYQRKEEDQLRYVEEKACITFKRVGVPTANDIIKSSSKDAVRFLDSVPPQAIEYFRVSATKLIEERGAVEALSAALAHISGATALEQRSLLNSDTGYTTMTMNSSQELQNIGCAWRGLKEQLGEEIDNMIRGMTFLKGKMGVCFDVPADKVKEYQDAWQDGRRWQLSIATELPELEEKPRMGGDRGYGRSFGGQGGDRGYGRSFGGQGGGRGFRNGGGGGGNWRGGGSHKRSFSSAFDY; from the exons ATGCCATCAAAGATTCTTTTWGAAAACGAAGACATCGGAATGGAAGGTGAAATGGACATTAGTGCGGGCAGTACGACACCCAAA AAAATAAAGGAGAAGAAGACCAAGGAGGGAAAGAAAATCAAGAAACAGAAAACGGTTGTTGAAGAGGAACCTGACTGTGAACCTCCTGctcccaagaagaagaagaagaagaagaaggaaaaggaggacgCAACTAACGGGGGCGCAGAAGTTGATGTTAACGGCAACACACAAGATGATGTTAACGGCAACGCACAAGAATCACCTTTGAAGGACAACACATCTCATTCCAATGAGGAGTCTGCAGACAATGACAAAGCAACCGAG aagaagaagaagaagaagaaaaaggaaaaaaagacagATGAAAAAGTCATCGTCAACGGAGTGTTTCCTGAGACTCCCAAGCTGATTGCACAAACTAATGGGCATACCGCGGCGACAACTCCAGCACAATCAAGCGAGGACTCCGAAAGTGGAGTAGAAACC GAGACACAAGAACAGAAAGAGGGAGCCTTCTCTAACTTCAGAATCTCCCCCAACACCATTAAACTACTTGAAg CAAGAGGCATATCTTACCTCTTTGACATCCAAACACAAACCTTCAATTCTGTGTACGAGGGAAAGGATGTGATTGGCCAGGCAAGAACAGGCACTGGGAAAACTTTAGCTTTTGCCATTCCGCTGATCGAGAAACTCCAAAATGACCCAGATGACAAGAAGAGGGGCAGAGCCCCAAAG ATTTTGTGCCTTGCTCCAACCAGAGAATTGGCTATTCAAGTATCCAAGGATTTCAAGGACATGACAAAGAAACTGTCTGTTACATGTTTCTATGGTGGGAGCTCCTACAACCCCCAAC TTGATGCGATCCGCAGTGGCATCGATATCCTAGTGGGAACTCCAGGTCGTATCAAGGACCATCTACAGAATAACAAACTGGACCTGTCTCAATTGAAGCACGTTGTATTAGATGAAGTGGACCAAATGCTTGATATGGGCTTTGCAGACCAGGTGGAGGAGATACTGTCGGCATCTTACCAAAAAG ACTCTGAGACCAACCCCCAGACCCTGCTCTTCTCTGCCACATGCCCATCATGGGTGTATGATGTGGCAAAGAGGTACATGAGGCCAAACTATGAGCATGTGGACCTCATTGGCAAAAAGACCCAGAAAACTGCCACCACAGTAGag CACCTTGCTATAGCGTGTCACTGGTCCCAGAGGGCTGCAGTCATTGGGGATGTGGTGCAGGTTTACAGCGGGAGCCACGGCCGCACCATCGTTTTCTGTGAGACCAAGAAGGATGCCAACGAGCTGTCAATGAATGCCTCCATAAAGCAG AGTTCCCAGTCACTTCATGGGGACATTCCTCAGAAGCAGAGGGAGATCACACTGAAGGGCTTCAGAAGTGGCACCTTCGAGGTCTTAGTGGCCACCAACGTTGCTGCCCGCGGGTTGGACATCCCAGAGGTAGACCTGGTCGTGCAGTGCTCACCCCCAAAG GATGTGGAGTCCTACATTCACCGGTCAGGTCGAACTGGTCGGGCTGGCAGGACTGGCGTCTGCATCTGTTTCTACCAACGCAAAGAAGAAGACCAGCTCCGATATGTAGAGGAGAAAGCATGCATTACATTTAAGCGGGTTGGAGTGCCCACtgccaatgacatcatcaaatcGTCCAGTAAAGACGCAGTGAGGTTTTTAGACTCTGTGCCTCCCCAAGCCATTGAATATTTCCGCGTGTCTGCTACCAAGCTGATTGAGGAGCGTGGGGCCGTGGAGGCCCTGTCTGCCGCCCTGGCACACATATCAGGAGCCACTGCCTTGGAGCAGAGGTCCCTCCTCAACTCTGACACT GGCTACACCACAATGACAATGAACAGCTCCCAGGAGCTGCAAAACATTGGCTGTGCCTGGCGTGGTCTGAAGGAGCAGCTGGGAGAGGAGATTGACAACATGATCCGGGGGATGACCTTCCTCAAGGGCAAAATG GGAGTCTGTTTTGATGTTCCGGCTGACAAGGTAAAGGAGTACCAG GATGCCTGGCAGGACGGTAGACGTTGGCAGCTGTCAATCGCCACAGAGCTTCCTGAGCTGGAGGAGAAACCGCGCATGGGTGGTGACCGTGGATATGGACGTTCCTTCGGAGGACAGGGAGGTGACCGTGGATATGGACGTTCCTTCGGAGGACAGGGAGGTGGCCGTGGCTTCAGAAACGGCGGAGGCGGCGGCGGCAACTGGAGAGGTGGAGGCAGTCATAAACGCAGCTTCAGCAGTGCGTTTGATTATTAA
- the LOC111968123 gene encoding nucleolar RNA helicase 2 isoform X4, with product MPSKILXENEDIGMEGEMDISAGSTTPKKIKEKKTKEGKKIKKQKTVVEEEPDCEPPAPKKKKKKKKEKEDATNGGAEVDVNGNTQDDVNGNAQESPLKDNTSHSNEESADNDKATEKKKKKEKKTDEKVIVNGVFPETPKLIAQTNGHTAATTPAQSSEDSESGVETETQEQKEGAFSNFRISPNTIKLLEARGISYLFDIQTQTFNSVYEGKDVIGQARTGTGKTLAFAIPLIEKLQNDPDDKKRGRAPKILCLAPTRELAIQVSKDFKDMTKKLSVTCFYGGSSYNPQLDAIRSGIDILVGTPGRIKDHLQNNKLDLSQLKHVVLDEVDQMLDMGFADQVEEILSASYQKDSETNPQTLLFSATCPSWVYDVAKRYMRPNYEHVDLIGKKTQKTATTVEHLAIACHWSQRAAVIGDVVQVYSGSHGRTIVFCETKKDANELSMNASIKQSSQSLHGDIPQKQREITLKGFRSGTFEVLVATNVAARGLDIPEVDLVVQCSPPKDVESYIHRSGRTGRAGRTGVCICFYQRKEEDQLRYVEEKACITFKRVGVPTANDIIKSSSKDAVRFLDSVPPQAIEYFRVSATKLIEERGAVEALSAALAHISGATALEQRSLLNSDTGYTTMTMNSSQELQNIGCAWRGLKEQLGEEIDNMIRGMTFLKGKMGVCFDVPADKVKEYQDAWQDGRRWQLSIATELPELEEKPRMGGDRGYGRSFGGQGGDRGYGRSFGGQGGGRGFRNGGGGGGNWRGGGSHKRSFSSAFDY from the exons ATGCCATCAAAGATTCTTTTWGAAAACGAAGACATCGGAATGGAAGGTGAAATGGACATTAGTGCGGGCAGTACGACACCCAAA AAAATAAAGGAGAAGAAGACCAAGGAGGGAAAGAAAATCAAGAAACAGAAAACGGTTGTTGAAGAGGAACCTGACTGTGAACCTCCTGctcccaagaagaagaagaagaagaagaaggaaaaggaggacgCAACTAACGGGGGCGCAGAAGTTGATGTTAACGGCAACACACAAGATGATGTTAACGGCAACGCACAAGAATCACCTTTGAAGGACAACACATCTCATTCCAATGAGGAGTCTGCAGACAATGACAAAGCAACCGAG aagaagaagaaaaaggaaaaaaagacagATGAAAAAGTCATCGTCAACGGAGTGTTTCCTGAGACTCCCAAGCTGATTGCACAAACTAATGGGCATACCGCGGCGACAACTCCAGCACAATCAAGCGAGGACTCCGAAAGTGGAGTAGAAACC GAGACACAAGAACAGAAAGAGGGAGCCTTCTCTAACTTCAGAATCTCCCCCAACACCATTAAACTACTTGAAg CAAGAGGCATATCTTACCTCTTTGACATCCAAACACAAACCTTCAATTCTGTGTACGAGGGAAAGGATGTGATTGGCCAGGCAAGAACAGGCACTGGGAAAACTTTAGCTTTTGCCATTCCGCTGATCGAGAAACTCCAAAATGACCCAGATGACAAGAAGAGGGGCAGAGCCCCAAAG ATTTTGTGCCTTGCTCCAACCAGAGAATTGGCTATTCAAGTATCCAAGGATTTCAAGGACATGACAAAGAAACTGTCTGTTACATGTTTCTATGGTGGGAGCTCCTACAACCCCCAAC TTGATGCGATCCGCAGTGGCATCGATATCCTAGTGGGAACTCCAGGTCGTATCAAGGACCATCTACAGAATAACAAACTGGACCTGTCTCAATTGAAGCACGTTGTATTAGATGAAGTGGACCAAATGCTTGATATGGGCTTTGCAGACCAGGTGGAGGAGATACTGTCGGCATCTTACCAAAAAG ACTCTGAGACCAACCCCCAGACCCTGCTCTTCTCTGCCACATGCCCATCATGGGTGTATGATGTGGCAAAGAGGTACATGAGGCCAAACTATGAGCATGTGGACCTCATTGGCAAAAAGACCCAGAAAACTGCCACCACAGTAGag CACCTTGCTATAGCGTGTCACTGGTCCCAGAGGGCTGCAGTCATTGGGGATGTGGTGCAGGTTTACAGCGGGAGCCACGGCCGCACCATCGTTTTCTGTGAGACCAAGAAGGATGCCAACGAGCTGTCAATGAATGCCTCCATAAAGCAG AGTTCCCAGTCACTTCATGGGGACATTCCTCAGAAGCAGAGGGAGATCACACTGAAGGGCTTCAGAAGTGGCACCTTCGAGGTCTTAGTGGCCACCAACGTTGCTGCCCGCGGGTTGGACATCCCAGAGGTAGACCTGGTCGTGCAGTGCTCACCCCCAAAG GATGTGGAGTCCTACATTCACCGGTCAGGTCGAACTGGTCGGGCTGGCAGGACTGGCGTCTGCATCTGTTTCTACCAACGCAAAGAAGAAGACCAGCTCCGATATGTAGAGGAGAAAGCATGCATTACATTTAAGCGGGTTGGAGTGCCCACtgccaatgacatcatcaaatcGTCCAGTAAAGACGCAGTGAGGTTTTTAGACTCTGTGCCTCCCCAAGCCATTGAATATTTCCGCGTGTCTGCTACCAAGCTGATTGAGGAGCGTGGGGCCGTGGAGGCCCTGTCTGCCGCCCTGGCACACATATCAGGAGCCACTGCCTTGGAGCAGAGGTCCCTCCTCAACTCTGACACT GGCTACACCACAATGACAATGAACAGCTCCCAGGAGCTGCAAAACATTGGCTGTGCCTGGCGTGGTCTGAAGGAGCAGCTGGGAGAGGAGATTGACAACATGATCCGGGGGATGACCTTCCTCAAGGGCAAAATG GGAGTCTGTTTTGATGTTCCGGCTGACAAGGTAAAGGAGTACCAG GATGCCTGGCAGGACGGTAGACGTTGGCAGCTGTCAATCGCCACAGAGCTTCCTGAGCTGGAGGAGAAACCGCGCATGGGTGGTGACCGTGGATATGGACGTTCCTTCGGAGGACAGGGAGGTGACCGTGGATATGGACGTTCCTTCGGAGGACAGGGAGGTGGCCGTGGCTTCAGAAACGGCGGAGGCGGCGGCGGCAACTGGAGAGGTGGAGGCAGTCATAAACGCAGCTTCAGCAGTGCGTTTGATTATTAA
- the LOC111968123 gene encoding nucleolar RNA helicase 2 isoform X2: MPSKILXENEDIGMEGEMDISAGSTTPKKIKEKKTKEGKKIKKQKTVVEEEPDCEPPAPKKKKKKKKEKEDATNGGAEVDVNGNTQDDVNGNAQESPLKDNTSHSNEESADNDKATEKKKKKKKEKKTDEKVIVNGVFPETPKLIAQTNGHTAATTPAQSSEDSESGVETETQEQKEGAFSNFRISPNTIKLLEARGISYLFDIQTQTFNSVYEGKDVIGQARTGTGKTLAFAIPLIEKLQNDPDDKKRGRAPKILCLAPTRELAIQVSKDFKDMTKKLSVTCFYGGSSYNPQLDAIRSGIDILVGTPGRIKDHLQNNKLDLSQLKHVVLDEVDQMLDMGFADQVEEILSASYQKDSETNPQTLLFSATCPSWVYDVAKRYMRPNYEHVDLIGKKTQKTATTVEHLAIACHWSQRAAVIGDVVQVYSGSHGRTIVFCETKKDANELSMNASIKQSSQSLHGDIPQKQREITLKGFRSGTFEVLVATNVAARGLDIPEVDLVVQCSPPKDVESYIHRSGRTGRAGRTGVCICFYQRKEEDQLRYVEEKACITFKRVGVPTANDIIKSSSKDAVRFLDSVPPQAIEYFRVSATKLIEERGAVEALSAALAHISGATALEQRSLLNSDTGYTTMTMNSSQELQNIGCAWRGLKEQLGEEIDNMIRGMTFLKGKMGVCFDVPADKVKEYQDAWQDGRRWQLSIATELPELEEKPRMGGDRGYGRSFGGQGGDRGYGRSFGGQGGGRGFRNGGGGGGNWRGGGSHKRSFSSAFDY; this comes from the exons ATGCCATCAAAGATTCTTTTWGAAAACGAAGACATCGGAATGGAAGGTGAAATGGACATTAGTGCGGGCAGTACGACACCCAAA AAAATAAAGGAGAAGAAGACCAAGGAGGGAAAGAAAATCAAGAAACAGAAAACGGTTGTTGAAGAGGAACCTGACTGTGAACCTCCTGctcccaagaagaagaagaagaagaagaaggaaaaggaggacgCAACTAACGGGGGCGCAGAAGTTGATGTTAACGGCAACACACAAGATGATGTTAACGGCAACGCACAAGAATCACCTTTGAAGGACAACACATCTCATTCCAATGAGGAGTCTGCAGACAATGACAAAGCAACCGAG aagaagaagaagaagaaaaaggaaaaaaagacagATGAAAAAGTCATCGTCAACGGAGTGTTTCCTGAGACTCCCAAGCTGATTGCACAAACTAATGGGCATACCGCGGCGACAACTCCAGCACAATCAAGCGAGGACTCCGAAAGTGGAGTAGAAACC GAGACACAAGAACAGAAAGAGGGAGCCTTCTCTAACTTCAGAATCTCCCCCAACACCATTAAACTACTTGAAg CAAGAGGCATATCTTACCTCTTTGACATCCAAACACAAACCTTCAATTCTGTGTACGAGGGAAAGGATGTGATTGGCCAGGCAAGAACAGGCACTGGGAAAACTTTAGCTTTTGCCATTCCGCTGATCGAGAAACTCCAAAATGACCCAGATGACAAGAAGAGGGGCAGAGCCCCAAAG ATTTTGTGCCTTGCTCCAACCAGAGAATTGGCTATTCAAGTATCCAAGGATTTCAAGGACATGACAAAGAAACTGTCTGTTACATGTTTCTATGGTGGGAGCTCCTACAACCCCCAAC TTGATGCGATCCGCAGTGGCATCGATATCCTAGTGGGAACTCCAGGTCGTATCAAGGACCATCTACAGAATAACAAACTGGACCTGTCTCAATTGAAGCACGTTGTATTAGATGAAGTGGACCAAATGCTTGATATGGGCTTTGCAGACCAGGTGGAGGAGATACTGTCGGCATCTTACCAAAAAG ACTCTGAGACCAACCCCCAGACCCTGCTCTTCTCTGCCACATGCCCATCATGGGTGTATGATGTGGCAAAGAGGTACATGAGGCCAAACTATGAGCATGTGGACCTCATTGGCAAAAAGACCCAGAAAACTGCCACCACAGTAGag CACCTTGCTATAGCGTGTCACTGGTCCCAGAGGGCTGCAGTCATTGGGGATGTGGTGCAGGTTTACAGCGGGAGCCACGGCCGCACCATCGTTTTCTGTGAGACCAAGAAGGATGCCAACGAGCTGTCAATGAATGCCTCCATAAAGCAG AGTTCCCAGTCACTTCATGGGGACATTCCTCAGAAGCAGAGGGAGATCACACTGAAGGGCTTCAGAAGTGGCACCTTCGAGGTCTTAGTGGCCACCAACGTTGCTGCCCGCGGGTTGGACATCCCAGAGGTAGACCTGGTCGTGCAGTGCTCACCCCCAAAG GATGTGGAGTCCTACATTCACCGGTCAGGTCGAACTGGTCGGGCTGGCAGGACTGGCGTCTGCATCTGTTTCTACCAACGCAAAGAAGAAGACCAGCTCCGATATGTAGAGGAGAAAGCATGCATTACATTTAAGCGGGTTGGAGTGCCCACtgccaatgacatcatcaaatcGTCCAGTAAAGACGCAGTGAGGTTTTTAGACTCTGTGCCTCCCCAAGCCATTGAATATTTCCGCGTGTCTGCTACCAAGCTGATTGAGGAGCGTGGGGCCGTGGAGGCCCTGTCTGCCGCCCTGGCACACATATCAGGAGCCACTGCCTTGGAGCAGAGGTCCCTCCTCAACTCTGACACT GGCTACACCACAATGACAATGAACAGCTCCCAGGAGCTGCAAAACATTGGCTGTGCCTGGCGTGGTCTGAAGGAGCAGCTGGGAGAGGAGATTGACAACATGATCCGGGGGATGACCTTCCTCAAGGGCAAAATG GGAGTCTGTTTTGATGTTCCGGCTGACAAGGTAAAGGAGTACCAG GATGCCTGGCAGGACGGTAGACGTTGGCAGCTGTCAATCGCCACAGAGCTTCCTGAGCTGGAGGAGAAACCGCGCATGGGTGGTGACCGTGGATATGGACGTTCCTTCGGAGGACAGGGAGGTGACCGTGGATATGGACGTTCCTTCGGAGGACAGGGAGGTGGCCGTGGCTTCAGAAACGGCGGAGGCGGCGGCGGCAACTGGAGAGGTGGAGGCAGTCATAAACGCAGCTTCAGCAGTGCGTTTGATTATTAA